From the genome of Ornithobacterium rhinotracheale, one region includes:
- a CDS encoding adenylate kinase, with protein MKNIVLFGPPGSGKGTQAQLLIDKYGWVQLSTGDMFRHHIKNETELGLLAKSYMDKGNLVPDEVTINMLKEELSKHKEAKGIIFDGFPRTTPQAEALDEIVKEILGHEIHATLALAVEDETLVQRILERGKTSGRSDDASEEIIRNRIKEYYNKTNPVAEHYKKQNKWNEVNGEGTFEEITQRLIEKIKQLD; from the coding sequence ATGAAAAACATAGTACTTTTTGGCCCCCCAGGTAGCGGAAAAGGAACCCAAGCGCAACTTTTAATCGATAAGTATGGCTGGGTACAGCTCTCAACAGGGGATATGTTTAGACATCATATTAAAAATGAAACTGAATTGGGGCTACTCGCTAAATCCTATATGGATAAAGGAAATTTGGTGCCAGACGAAGTTACAATCAATATGCTTAAAGAAGAATTAAGCAAGCATAAGGAGGCAAAAGGAATTATATTTGACGGATTCCCGCGCACTACGCCACAAGCCGAGGCCTTAGATGAAATTGTAAAAGAAATTCTAGGGCATGAAATCCATGCAACCCTAGCCCTTGCCGTGGAAGATGAAACCCTCGTGCAGAGAATACTTGAAAGAGGCAAAACCAGCGGAAGAAGTGATGATGCCAGCGAGGAAATTATCCGAAACAGAATTAAAGAGTATTATAATAAAACCAACCCCGTAGCCGAACACTATAAAAAACAAAATAAATGGAATGAGGTGAATGGCGAGGGAACTTTTGAAGAAATTACCCAAAGACTCATTGAAAAAATCAAACAATTAGACTAA
- the rsmG gene encoding 16S rRNA (guanine(527)-N(7))-methyltransferase RsmG, translating into MEHHLIEKYFPALNETQKKQFEQLGTLYPKWNEKINVISRKDIEELYTRHILHSLAIAKVYEFLPNQKVLDVGTGGGFPGIPLAILFPETQFHLVDSIGKKILVVQNIAKALGLKNVVAEQKRVEKIKDKYHFIVSRAVTQMPRFMAWIKGKFLTQEFENQKLKNGILYLKGGDLSEELKNYSKAQIYNISDFYTEDFFDTKKVVYLPTHTKS; encoded by the coding sequence ATGGAACATCACTTAATCGAAAAATATTTTCCTGCACTCAACGAAACGCAAAAAAAACAATTTGAACAATTAGGCACGCTCTACCCCAAATGGAACGAGAAAATCAATGTGATTTCTCGCAAAGACATCGAGGAGCTGTACACGCGCCATATTTTGCACTCGCTTGCCATTGCCAAAGTGTACGAGTTTTTGCCCAATCAAAAAGTGCTTGATGTAGGTACGGGAGGCGGATTCCCAGGCATTCCATTAGCCATTTTATTTCCAGAAACGCAATTTCATTTAGTGGATTCCATTGGAAAAAAAATTCTCGTGGTTCAAAATATTGCCAAAGCACTTGGGCTAAAAAATGTTGTTGCTGAACAAAAACGAGTAGAAAAAATCAAAGATAAATACCATTTTATAGTAAGCCGTGCGGTAACTCAAATGCCGAGATTCATGGCTTGGATTAAAGGTAAATTCTTAACCCAAGAATTTGAAAATCAAAAATTAAAAAATGGTATTTTGTATTTAAAAGGTGGTGATTTAAGCGAAGAATTAAAAAATTACTCTAAAGCCCAAATATACAATATTAGCGATTTTTATACCGAA